In Spirobacillus cienkowskii, a genomic segment contains:
- the flgL gene encoding flagellar hook-associated protein FlgL — protein MAIQPRISEQYRYGTTLDRIGNVKAMADDVNETAISGRKLKRISDDPVATIRVLRNRTRITNLDQFRKTLDFGRGYLAKTEDALSSIYESLIRAKELSIQQSTSIYDEPSQKAVAEEIRQILNHVIILGNTTYDDKYVFGGFQTTQPPVSPDGHYLGDDGFIFVQVDEDSFRAINISGREVFDVPASHEGKRPPLVKILENMYDSLYIWDKEKLHQSMVDLDSAMNSVVSITASLGARRVALEDVSERLDRGESQLHSDNNNLEAADMVKSALDLRRAEHALGFTLQASSKMLTPSLLEFLK, from the coding sequence ATGGCCATTCAACCTCGTATATCAGAACAATATCGATACGGAACAACCCTCGATCGCATTGGCAATGTAAAAGCAATGGCTGATGACGTTAACGAAACAGCTATTTCTGGTAGAAAATTAAAAAGAATTAGTGATGATCCCGTTGCAACAATTAGAGTACTAAGAAATAGAACACGCATTACAAATCTCGATCAATTTAGAAAAACTTTAGATTTTGGTAGAGGATATTTAGCTAAAACAGAAGACGCGCTTTCTTCTATTTATGAATCGTTAATTCGAGCAAAAGAACTCTCTATTCAACAATCAACAAGCATTTATGATGAACCCTCACAAAAAGCTGTGGCAGAAGAAATTCGCCAAATTTTAAATCATGTGATTATTTTAGGTAACACCACCTATGATGACAAATATGTATTTGGTGGCTTTCAAACCACACAACCTCCTGTTTCGCCAGATGGTCATTACCTAGGCGATGATGGTTTTATTTTTGTACAAGTTGATGAAGATAGTTTTAGAGCAATTAATATTAGTGGTCGAGAAGTGTTTGATGTGCCTGCAAGCCACGAAGGTAAAAGACCTCCGCTTGTTAAAATTTTAGAAAATATGTATGATTCTTTGTACATTTGGGACAAAGAAAAGTTGCATCAATCTATGGTCGATTTAGACTCTGCAATGAATTCTGTTGTTTCTATAACCGCTTCTTTGGGGGCAAGACGTGTTGCGTTAGAAGATGTATCTGAACGTCTTGATCGCGGCGAATCACAACTTCACAGTGATAACAATAATCTAGAAGCTGCAGATATGGTAAAATCGGCGCTCGATCTCAGAAGAGCAGAGCACGCATTAGGTTTTACTCTACAAGCAAGCTCAAAGATGTTAACCCCATCGTTACTTGAGTTTTTAAAATAA
- a CDS encoding NAD(P)H-dependent oxidoreductase, translating to MKISIISGSHRKNSESEKVARYIIKEIHSKLAFLTHFVSLAENPIPLFDEDFFNPNSAKWNKAWAPIAQELQSSDGIIIVSPEWHGMVPSGLKNFLLLSSAKEIGHKPGLIVTVSAGTGGAYPVLELRSSGYKNSRICYIPEHVIIRDCTHVLNKDTPESTSDTDMRKRIEYALNIFAQYMKALKLVRDSGTIDHATFPHGM from the coding sequence ATGAAAATATCCATTATTTCTGGAAGCCACCGAAAAAATTCGGAATCAGAAAAAGTTGCTCGTTACATTATTAAAGAAATTCATTCTAAGCTTGCTTTTTTAACACATTTTGTTTCACTTGCAGAAAATCCTATTCCATTATTTGATGAAGATTTTTTTAATCCAAACAGCGCAAAATGGAATAAAGCTTGGGCGCCAATTGCACAGGAACTACAGTCATCTGATGGAATTATAATTGTCTCTCCAGAATGGCATGGCATGGTACCTTCGGGATTAAAAAACTTTTTGTTACTTAGCAGCGCAAAAGAAATTGGTCACAAGCCAGGATTGATTGTTACGGTTAGCGCCGGAACCGGGGGCGCTTATCCTGTGTTAGAATTGCGATCAAGCGGATACAAAAACTCCCGAATTTGTTACATTCCAGAACATGTTATTATAAGAGATTGCACACATGTGCTTAATAAAGACACACCAGAAAGCACAAGCGACACCGACATGAGAAAACGGATCGAATACGCATTAAACATTTTTGCACAGTACATGAAAGCATTAAAACTTGTCCGCGATAGCGGCACCATTGACCATGCTACTTTTCCACATGGAATGTAA
- a CDS encoding PDDEXK nuclease domain-containing protein: protein MTENFLSTEYIEFLENLKDNVKSSRLKAVRAVNSELILLYHKIGTEILKKQNSLGWGSKVIDRLSKDLIATFPDMKGFSPRNLKYMRLFSDNYQDVIFVQQLAAQLPWFHIVTILERLKTPEERAFYIKNSLEHSWSRSVLTNQIDTNLFSRQGKAISNFKDKLPSHQYELTQQTLKDPYVFDFLSIGNEAYERELETSLIRHMEKFLIELGSGFAFVGRQYHVEIGGDDFYIDLLMYHLKLRSFIVIELKTDKFKPEYAGKINFYLSAIDELLKHPSDNPSIGLILCKTKNQVQAEYALRDLSKPIGLAEYRLNEALPEDIKTNLPTIEELEHELKQE, encoded by the coding sequence ATGACAGAAAATTTTTTAAGTACAGAATATATTGAATTTTTAGAAAACCTTAAAGACAACGTAAAAAGTTCAAGGTTAAAGGCCGTAAGAGCCGTTAACAGTGAGCTTATCCTTTTATATCATAAAATTGGTACAGAAATTTTAAAAAAGCAAAATAGCCTTGGTTGGGGTTCTAAAGTCATCGATCGATTAAGCAAAGATCTGATAGCTACCTTCCCAGATATGAAGGGTTTTAGCCCAAGAAATTTAAAATATATGCGCCTATTTTCCGATAATTATCAAGATGTTATATTTGTGCAGCAACTTGCTGCACAATTGCCTTGGTTCCATATTGTCACAATCTTAGAAAGATTAAAAACACCAGAAGAACGAGCCTTTTATATAAAAAATTCGTTAGAACACAGCTGGTCTCGTAGTGTTTTAACAAATCAAATTGACACGAATCTTTTTTCTAGACAAGGAAAAGCCATTTCTAATTTTAAGGATAAACTACCATCTCATCAATATGAACTCACGCAACAAACATTAAAAGATCCATATGTTTTTGATTTTTTAAGCATTGGAAATGAAGCATATGAAAGAGAATTAGAAACTTCTCTTATTCGCCATATGGAAAAATTTTTAATTGAATTAGGTTCTGGATTTGCTTTTGTGGGAAGGCAATATCATGTAGAAATTGGTGGAGATGATTTTTATATTGATCTCTTAATGTATCATTTAAAGCTTAGGTCATTTATTGTAATTGAATTAAAAACAGATAAATTTAAACCAGAATATGCGGGTAAAATAAATTTTTATTTGTCAGCTATAGATGAATTATTAAAGCACCCAAGCGATAACCCATCAATTGGACTCATTTTGTGCAAAACTAAAAATCAAGTACAAGCAGAATATGCTTTGCGAGATCTGAGTAAACCAATTGGTCTTGCAGAATATAGACTTAATGAAGCTCTTCCAGAAGATATTAAAACAAATCTTCCAACAATTGAAGAATTAGAGCATGAGCTAAAGCAAGAGTGA